Proteins from a genomic interval of Rosa chinensis cultivar Old Blush chromosome 2, RchiOBHm-V2, whole genome shotgun sequence:
- the LOC112187511 gene encoding YTH domain-containing protein ECT4 isoform X5, protein MKEQTLVAKNERSISPNPSQDGGSIGHPREAAAQPGSFGVGGDHTVFPPNVYSPQAQQTFYYRGYENGTGEWDEYPPYLNSEGLEITSPGVYNENHPSLVYHSGYSYNPQMPYGPYSPVTTPMPSGGGDGQLYSPQQFPFSGPPYYQQLGPPSMPYITSPTPVSQPDLTTLVSIDQQGDSMLFGPRPGYSPVGSYGRGSFPGNPGSFGYHDMQQGFDGLRSGGLWSDWSKPSDRQRSYTPLSPAVSPQPIGPLGSFGQNVGMGSQHQRSLYGYGSGSNSYNRGYIPSGFNQGSSLGSASFSSFGANNRGFLSLENSKRHVRGTGPICSCNAPLDILCEQNRGPRASKPKAQLIADSAVENTKLNTPTTKVHDETYNRPDFVTEYKDAKFFIIKSYSEDNVHKSIKYGVWASTPNGNRKLDAAYHEATEKHDSCPIFLLFSVNASAQFCGVAEMVGPVDFDKSVDYWQQDKWSGQFPVKWHVIKDVPNSQFRHIVLENNDNKPVTNSRDTQEVKLEQGIEMLIIFKNYETDMSILDDFDFYEDRQKAMQERKARQQASLIAVGVVGENEHRSPVQIPTDFIKHMSKSFAQVVRLDEGTKEATAASDGPIGTRVKLEDAIPVSVSSAQIS, encoded by the exons ATGAAGGAGCAG ACTCTTGTAGCAAAAAATGAGAGGTCAATTTCTCCTAATCCTTCTCAGGATGGTGGCTCAATAGGTCATCCAAGGGAAGCAGCAGCTCAACCGGGTTCTTTTGGCGTAGGTGGAGATCACACCGTTTTCCCTCCTAATGTGTATTCCCCTCAGGCGCAGCAGACCTTCTACTATAGAG GTTATGAAAATGGAACTGGTGAGTGGGACGAGTATCCTCCATACCTGAATTCTGAAGGATTGGAGATTACGTCTCCT GGTGTCTACAATGAGAATCATCCATCTCTTGTCTATCATTCTGGTTATAGCTACAATCCGCAAATGCCATATGGGCCCTACTCTCCGGTCACAACACCTATGCCTTCTGGAGGGGGAGATGGACAGTTATATTCCCCCCAGCAATTTCCATTTTCAGGGCCACCTTATTATCAGCAGCTAGGACCTCCTAGCATGCCATACATTACTTCACCGACTCCAGTTTCACAGCCAGACCTCACCACCCTAGTTAGTATTGATCAACAAGGTGACAGCATGCTTTTTGGGCCAAGGCCTGGTTATTCTCCTGTGGGATCTTATGGTAGGGGCAGTTTTCCTGGAAATCCAGGTAGTTTTGGTTATCATGATATGCAGCAAGGATTTGATGGGTTGAGATCTGGAGGACTCTGGTCAGACTGGTCAAAACCCTCGGACAGGCAGAGGTCTTATACTCCCTTGTCGCCAGCAGTATCTCCACAGCCAATTGGCCCACTTGGCTCATTTGGGCAGAATGTTGGAATG GGTTCTCAACACCAAAGGTCTTTGTATGGATATGGATCTGGTTCAAACTCTTATAACAGAGGCTACATTCCCAGTGGTTTTAATCAGGGCTCCAGCCTTGGAAGTGCATCCTTTTCCAGTTTTGGAGCTAACAACAGAGGCTTTCTATCATTAGAAAATAGCAAGAGGCATGTGAGAGGCACCGGTCCAATATGCAGTTGCAATGCTCCCCTTGATATTCTTTGTGAGCAGAACCGAGGACCAAGGGCGTCAAAGCCAAAGGCACAACTCATTGCTGATAGCGCTGTGGAGAACACTAAACTTAATACACCTACAACCAAGGTTCATGACGAAACATACAACCGGCCAGATTTTGTGACAGAGTACAAAGATGCTAAGTTCTTTATCATCAAATCTTACAGTGAAGATAATGTTCACAAGAGTATCAAATACGGTGTCTGGGCAAGCACACCAAATGGCAACAGAAAGTTAGATGCTGCATATCATGAAGCTACGGAGAAGCATGATAGCTGCCCaatttttctcttgttttcg GTGAATGCTAGTGCTCAGTTCTGTGGGGTGGCTGAAATGGTTGGACCTGTTGATTTTGACAAGAGTGTGGATTACTGGCAGCAAGACAAATGGAGCGGGCAGTTCCCTGTCAAGTGGCATGTTATTAAGGATGTCCCAAATAGTCAGTTTCGTCATATTGTTCTTGAAAATAATGATAACAAGCCAGTAACAAACAGTCGAGATACTCAAGAG GTAAAACTAGAGCAGGGAATTGAGATGTTAATTATTTTCAAGAATTATGAAACGGATATGTCGATTCTagatgattttgatttttatgaAGATCGTCAGAAGGCAATGCAAGAGCGGAAGGCCAGACAGCAAGCCAGTCTGATTGCTGTAGGTGTAGTCGGAGAAAATGAGCACAGAAGTCCTGTTCAAATTCCCACTGATTTCATCAAGCACATGTCGAAGAGTTTTGCTCAAGTGGTCCGCTTGGATGAGGGTACTAAAGAAGCTACTGCTGCTTCTGATGGCCCCATTGGCACTAGGGTGAAACTTGAAGATGCAATTCCGGTGTCCGTCTCTTCTGCTCAGATCAGTTAG